One Bradyrhizobium zhanjiangense DNA segment encodes these proteins:
- a CDS encoding 3-keto-5-aminohexanoate cleavage protein, translating into MNSEVFITCALTGSGGKPDTTNVPITPEQIADSAIAAARAGAAVVHIHVRDPETGQGSRDPLLYREVVRRIQMSNVNPVINLTTGMGCGLVLGGPESPLPPAAGTDMAGALERLVHVEELRPEICTLDCGTLNYGTRDELIVVNTPATVREMAARLQKIGVRPELEVFDTGDLVLVEELIKEGLIDDPPMIQLCMGIPYGAPCDPVTLMAMVNRLPPRAIYSAFSIGRMQFPYAALAPFFGANVRVGLEDNLYLSRGRLATNAELVQRAVEILERIGVRVMSSDQVREKLALTGGRSRSSTPADQK; encoded by the coding sequence ATGAATTCCGAGGTGTTTATCACCTGCGCACTCACGGGCAGCGGGGGAAAACCGGACACCACGAATGTGCCGATAACCCCAGAGCAGATCGCTGACTCTGCGATCGCTGCAGCTCGGGCCGGCGCGGCTGTGGTGCACATCCACGTGCGCGATCCCGAGACGGGGCAGGGTTCGCGTGATCCGCTGCTGTATCGAGAAGTGGTGCGGCGCATTCAAATGTCGAATGTAAATCCGGTGATCAACCTGACTACCGGGATGGGATGCGGTCTCGTGCTGGGTGGGCCCGAGTCTCCGCTGCCGCCGGCGGCCGGAACGGACATGGCGGGTGCGCTTGAGCGTTTGGTGCACGTCGAAGAGTTGCGCCCTGAGATCTGTACCTTGGATTGCGGCACCCTAAATTACGGCACTCGCGACGAGTTGATCGTAGTCAATACGCCCGCGACGGTACGAGAAATGGCCGCACGCCTACAGAAGATTGGAGTACGTCCTGAGCTAGAGGTGTTTGACACCGGCGATCTCGTGCTAGTCGAGGAGTTGATCAAAGAGGGCTTGATTGACGATCCGCCAATGATCCAACTGTGCATGGGAATTCCTTATGGAGCGCCATGCGATCCGGTCACATTGATGGCGATGGTAAACCGCTTGCCGCCGCGCGCTATTTACTCTGCCTTTTCGATTGGACGAATGCAGTTCCCGTACGCCGCGTTAGCTCCGTTCTTCGGCGCAAATGTACGGGTAGGGTTAGAGGACAACCTTTACCTCTCCCGTGGGCGGCTCGCGACCAACGCCGAACTCGTACAGCGCGCAGTCGAAATACTCGAACGTATCGGTGTACGAGTAATGAGCTCGGATCAGGTTCGCGAAAAGCTCGCGCTCACAGGTGGTAGAAGCCGATCTTCAACTCCGGCAGATCAGAAGTGA
- a CDS encoding SDR family NAD(P)-dependent oxidoreductase produces MSKNPLCAIITGSASGLGAATAALWARGGARIVVNYSQSQKEADATAEACRKAGAAEVLVVQGDVSRDDDCRKVVAAAASWGRLDVLVNNAATTKHVPHHDLAGLSAEEFQRIYAVNTIGAFQMIRAARSLLEAGAKVSKRSAAIVNVSSVAAISGPSSSIAYSASKGALNAMTRPLARALAPSIRVNTICPDYIDTPWFTKARGETAAREVRDAVEASSPLKLVSTAEDIAHLVCFLASPESSSMTGECVRIDAGLHLIT; encoded by the coding sequence ATGTCGAAGAATCCATTGTGCGCGATCATAACGGGTTCTGCGTCAGGACTTGGAGCGGCGACCGCAGCCCTCTGGGCCAGAGGCGGGGCCCGCATCGTGGTGAACTATTCTCAGAGCCAGAAGGAAGCCGATGCCACCGCCGAGGCGTGCCGGAAGGCGGGCGCAGCCGAGGTGTTGGTTGTGCAGGGCGATGTCTCGCGCGATGATGATTGTCGTAAGGTCGTCGCGGCGGCGGCCAGTTGGGGGCGGCTCGACGTGCTCGTCAACAATGCTGCTACGACGAAGCATGTGCCGCATCACGATCTCGCCGGACTCTCGGCGGAAGAGTTTCAACGCATCTATGCCGTCAATACGATCGGTGCATTCCAAATGATCCGTGCGGCGCGCTCGCTGCTCGAAGCGGGCGCTAAGGTTAGCAAGCGCTCGGCCGCAATTGTGAACGTCTCCTCGGTCGCAGCTATCAGCGGTCCGAGCTCATCGATCGCATACTCGGCAAGCAAGGGCGCGCTGAATGCCATGACACGGCCACTAGCAAGGGCGCTAGCACCTTCTATTCGCGTCAACACAATTTGTCCGGACTATATTGACACGCCGTGGTTCACAAAAGCGCGTGGCGAGACGGCTGCCCGGGAAGTGCGCGATGCCGTCGAGGCGAGCTCCCCCCTCAAGCTTGTGTCCACAGCAGAAGATATAGCGCATCTGGTCTGCTTCCTCGCTAGCCCGGAATCCAGCAGCATGACGGGAGAATGCGTGCGTATCGATGCCGGCTTACATCTGATCACCTGA
- a CDS encoding CaiB/BaiF CoA-transferase family protein — protein MGVLSDFRVLEIGSSAATSYCARLLADFGADVQKLEPPAGDPLRNSAPFTPGGHSAWFAFLNFNKSSIMIDANELDAIERLTALIEDCDILVDGRDVDPAGCPAIDVVAIRQRCPGLIYLSASWFGSEGPYAGYAATDSTVRALAGLVKLVGPAEGPPSHAPDFQTGILAGLWGFIAAASSAFARMERGSGRSWSLSIFESSIALCDYVMFEQVSTCDMTRRIGINRFWPTFPAGIYETKNGLLGVTTGTPAQWRAFCDMLGLSELGDDLGLAHSADRLRHVERLERQFVPRLKARTAQDWFAEGLKRKIPIVPVPEIADLLEDPEKRKRGAIVPILFGREEALAPGSMQRLTLTPPRRGGRVPACGEQQDNPSSCKRLSRVASALVGPSGSDTLPLQGIRVIDFSMGWAGPLCTRILADLGADVIKIEAIQYPDWWRGVDRGSVYVDAHMYEKAPVFCVMNRNKRGITLDLTRSQGRALAKRLLAGADIVVDNYSVDVLPKLGLGFDVLRTLNPRLVMMSMSGFGTDSAHRNCRAYGSTLEQGSGLPRVVGKSDGPPVMSHIAFGDAVGGLNGCAAVLVALVHARTNGEGQFIDLAQIECMMPFAAPWIIVQSISRTPPRKYGNRHPQFVPHGCFRCAGEDNWIMIAVTSADMWQNLAVVIGRPDWATDASLMSAEARRGIEDVIEASIEAWTSTRDADQAMAELQAANVAAGVARLPIDLLKDRHLRSRAFMQEVERAFVGLHPQPSMPIREGEGPYPIRSAAPTLGEHNKEILSGLLGLSDAEIAQLTSEGIIGTKMLSEDELARTKRKRSASG, from the coding sequence ATGGGCGTGTTATCGGATTTTCGTGTCCTCGAGATTGGGAGCTCAGCTGCAACCAGCTATTGTGCTCGGTTGCTGGCCGATTTTGGCGCAGATGTGCAGAAACTTGAGCCCCCAGCAGGAGACCCGCTTCGCAATAGTGCGCCATTCACGCCCGGTGGTCATAGCGCGTGGTTCGCATTTCTGAATTTCAATAAGTCAAGCATCATGATCGATGCAAACGAGTTGGACGCGATAGAACGTTTGACCGCGTTGATCGAGGACTGCGACATTCTGGTGGATGGCCGAGATGTCGATCCTGCTGGTTGCCCCGCGATTGACGTGGTCGCCATCCGGCAGCGCTGCCCAGGTTTAATCTATCTCAGCGCGAGCTGGTTCGGCAGCGAAGGGCCTTATGCCGGATACGCAGCAACCGATTCGACTGTCCGAGCGCTGGCAGGCCTTGTTAAGCTGGTCGGCCCGGCCGAAGGCCCGCCATCGCACGCGCCGGATTTCCAGACAGGCATTCTAGCCGGGCTTTGGGGGTTCATCGCCGCGGCTTCTTCGGCGTTTGCGCGAATGGAGCGCGGGTCAGGGCGGTCGTGGTCGCTTAGTATTTTCGAATCAAGCATCGCGCTTTGCGATTATGTCATGTTCGAGCAGGTTTCGACCTGCGACATGACACGCCGGATTGGCATCAATCGCTTTTGGCCCACCTTTCCGGCCGGAATTTACGAAACCAAGAACGGTTTACTCGGGGTTACGACAGGTACGCCAGCGCAATGGCGAGCGTTTTGCGACATGCTCGGCCTCTCCGAATTGGGCGACGATTTGGGGCTGGCACACAGCGCTGATCGTCTGCGCCACGTGGAGCGGCTTGAACGACAATTCGTTCCACGCCTAAAAGCGAGGACAGCGCAGGACTGGTTTGCGGAGGGACTGAAGCGGAAAATTCCCATCGTTCCGGTACCGGAAATAGCGGATCTGCTTGAGGACCCGGAGAAGAGAAAGCGGGGCGCAATCGTGCCGATCCTGTTTGGCCGAGAGGAGGCTCTTGCGCCCGGATCGATGCAACGCTTGACGTTGACGCCGCCCCGCCGAGGAGGAAGGGTGCCGGCTTGCGGCGAACAGCAGGATAACCCTTCCTCCTGCAAGCGGTTGAGCCGCGTGGCCTCGGCGCTGGTCGGTCCCAGCGGGTCCGACACGCTGCCCTTGCAGGGGATTCGTGTCATCGACTTCTCGATGGGGTGGGCGGGGCCGCTGTGTACCCGTATTCTGGCTGACCTCGGAGCGGACGTGATCAAGATCGAAGCCATCCAGTATCCGGACTGGTGGCGCGGGGTTGACCGAGGATCTGTTTATGTCGACGCGCACATGTACGAAAAGGCGCCGGTGTTCTGTGTGATGAATCGCAACAAGCGCGGTATCACGCTCGACCTGACGCGGAGCCAAGGACGCGCTCTCGCCAAGCGGCTCTTGGCGGGTGCCGATATCGTTGTCGACAATTATTCAGTCGACGTATTGCCCAAGCTTGGGCTTGGCTTTGACGTGCTTAGAACGCTCAACCCTCGGCTCGTCATGATGTCAATGTCAGGCTTTGGGACCGACAGCGCTCATCGCAATTGCCGGGCTTACGGCTCTACGCTCGAACAGGGCTCGGGCTTGCCGAGGGTGGTGGGAAAGTCAGACGGCCCCCCAGTGATGAGCCACATCGCCTTTGGCGATGCCGTCGGGGGATTGAATGGCTGCGCTGCTGTTCTGGTTGCACTGGTTCACGCCCGTACAAATGGGGAGGGCCAGTTCATTGATCTTGCACAGATCGAGTGCATGATGCCGTTCGCGGCGCCATGGATCATTGTCCAATCGATCAGTCGTACGCCACCTCGAAAGTATGGCAATCGACATCCGCAATTCGTACCACATGGCTGCTTCCGATGTGCAGGTGAAGATAACTGGATCATGATCGCTGTGACCAGCGCAGATATGTGGCAGAACCTTGCCGTAGTCATTGGTCGACCTGACTGGGCCACAGACGCTTCACTGATGTCCGCGGAAGCGCGGCGCGGCATCGAAGATGTGATCGAGGCTAGTATCGAAGCCTGGACGTCCACCCGCGATGCAGATCAGGCTATGGCTGAGTTGCAAGCGGCAAATGTAGCTGCAGGCGTGGCCCGCCTGCCAATTGACCTGCTCAAAGATCGACATCTCCGCTCGCGCGCGTTTATGCAGGAAGTGGAGCGCGCCTTCGTTGGGTTGCACCCGCAGCCCTCGATGCCAATTCGCGAAGGAGAAGGACCGTATCCGATCCGTTCAGCGGCGCCGACGCTCGGGGAACATAACAAAGAGATACTATCGGGGCTTCTGGGACTGTCGGATGCCGAAATAGCGCAATTGACGAGCGAGGGCATCATCGGCACGAAAATGCTCTCCGAAGACGAGCTCGCTAGAACAAAGAGAAAGCGCAGTGCGTCAGGCTGA